Proteins co-encoded in one Metabacillus sp. KUDC1714 genomic window:
- a CDS encoding DUF3419 family protein, translating into MSIQTNHSLKPDQITWTEEKMENSIYRDQWLLYTTSDEDSESELKALQIKPSDTVVSITGSGCRSLSLLVDGPKKLISVDANPNQNFLLELKIAAIKELNHDECLSFLGIKQSGVSRKEVFYTLQHHLSPPAQKFWQTHLSKIEEGIIFLGKHEMFYKKYLGSLIFRVKRPQFEKLLECESIEEQRKFYEEKWNTPFWRWLVRTCSKKKFFEIFLGDPSYFNQVEDGFSIGDYMLSRFDQSFKEHLVRDNHFMTFLFCSKYMNEEALPVYIQKKHYETIKKNIDCVEIVTDRIDQFLTQCPNGVLDKYSLSDISGWIPKEEFEKILFHVERTMRNNGIVCFRNFLAKRDIPVSKFPSLSIQNEMMERLNKEDCAFAFTFQVAKKEVIQ; encoded by the coding sequence ATGTCAATTCAGACGAATCATTCTCTTAAACCAGACCAGATTACATGGACTGAAGAAAAAATGGAAAATAGCATCTATCGTGATCAATGGTTGCTTTACACGACTAGTGATGAGGACTCGGAGTCAGAATTAAAGGCTTTACAAATTAAACCAAGTGACACAGTAGTATCAATCACTGGAAGTGGATGCCGGAGTCTATCTTTATTAGTTGATGGTCCTAAAAAATTAATATCTGTTGATGCAAATCCGAATCAAAACTTTCTTTTGGAATTAAAGATAGCCGCAATAAAGGAACTTAATCATGATGAGTGCCTATCCTTTTTAGGTATTAAACAAAGTGGAGTTTCTAGAAAAGAAGTATTTTACACCTTGCAACATCATCTTTCACCCCCTGCTCAAAAATTTTGGCAAACACATCTTTCAAAGATCGAAGAAGGAATTATCTTTTTAGGTAAGCACGAAATGTTTTATAAAAAATATTTAGGTTCACTTATATTTCGTGTGAAAAGGCCCCAATTTGAAAAACTATTAGAATGTGAAAGTATTGAAGAACAAAGAAAATTTTACGAAGAGAAATGGAATACCCCCTTTTGGAGATGGTTAGTTCGAACATGTAGTAAAAAGAAATTTTTTGAAATATTTTTGGGAGATCCAAGTTATTTTAACCAAGTAGAGGATGGTTTTTCTATAGGGGATTATATGCTATCTCGTTTTGATCAATCATTTAAGGAACATTTAGTTAGAGATAATCATTTTATGACTTTTTTATTTTGTAGCAAATATATGAATGAGGAAGCACTGCCAGTATATATACAAAAGAAACATTATGAAACGATCAAAAAAAACATAGATTGTGTTGAGATTGTGACAGATAGAATCGATCAATTTTTAACACAATGTCCAAATGGTGTATTGGATAAATATTCACTTTCAGATATTTCAGGATGGATTCCCAAAGAGGAGTTTGAAAAAATCCTATTCCATGTTGAACGTACGATGAGAAATAATGGGATTGTATGCTTTAGAAATTTCCTTGCCAAAAGGGATATACCTGTATCTAAGTTTCCTAGTCTATCAATTCAAAATGAAATGATGGAAAGATTAAATAAAGAGGATTGTGCTTTTGCCTTTACGTTTCAAGTAGCAAAAAAGGAGGTCATCCAATGA
- a CDS encoding MFS transporter, with amino-acid sequence MEKTMGISQKIYLWMIGLSVFFVMQDGTLLYVLLPIIQTDLQIEMSHTIWIMNGYILPFALLMPLVGVLSQRIANQRLFFLGILLFSFGSLCGALSPSFIYLLIARIIQGIGSSIIVPISLVLMLNQSEKEDYTKVIGIWGALSALAASAGPILGGIIGQFGHWKVIFFVNLIVFLIILICSISMQKHSDSELLGTLDFKVVLKRSILLFTMLLNFGVGFILNSILYVEPFILSNFIDSTFGIAIGVVPLCISIILAAVLIRRLEKRFSLLNLAIAGVVFLLCGLLFIILSASFNILAIALANLFVGLGLGLIIISSTSQAMIEMEIKYHCFVSSMINMSRLLGAVIGSTISSQVYNHFALSDVKHGANTFYTSLLLPATVIMLILIYQAYWQRKNKSFNNIQEEM; translated from the coding sequence ATGGAAAAGACTATGGGAATTTCACAAAAAATTTATCTTTGGATGATTGGTCTTAGTGTTTTCTTTGTTATGCAGGATGGAACATTGCTTTATGTTTTGTTGCCTATCATTCAGACAGATCTTCAAATAGAAATGTCTCATACTATTTGGATTATGAATGGGTATATATTACCTTTTGCTTTATTAATGCCGTTAGTAGGAGTTCTGTCCCAACGAATTGCTAATCAACGACTTTTCTTTTTGGGTATATTGTTGTTTAGCTTTGGCTCTTTGTGTGGAGCATTGAGTCCATCTTTTATATACCTGTTAATTGCACGTATTATTCAAGGAATTGGCTCGTCTATCATAGTTCCGATTAGCCTTGTACTCATGCTAAATCAGAGTGAAAAAGAGGATTATACAAAGGTAATTGGAATATGGGGAGCACTTAGTGCATTAGCAGCGTCAGCCGGGCCAATTTTGGGTGGAATCATAGGACAATTTGGACATTGGAAAGTCATTTTTTTCGTAAACTTAATTGTCTTTTTAATCATTCTCATTTGTTCAATCAGCATGCAAAAGCACTCTGATTCAGAATTGTTGGGAACGCTTGATTTTAAAGTTGTATTGAAACGGTCAATTTTACTGTTTACTATGCTTTTAAATTTCGGAGTAGGATTTATATTAAATAGTATTTTATACGTTGAACCATTTATTTTATCCAACTTTATTGATTCAACTTTTGGTATTGCAATCGGTGTGGTTCCTTTATGTATAAGTATTATTTTAGCAGCTGTTTTGATCAGAAGGCTGGAGAAACGATTTTCATTATTAAACCTGGCGATAGCAGGGGTGGTCTTCTTACTTTGTGGTTTGCTGTTTATCATCCTATCTGCGAGCTTTAATATATTAGCAATAGCGTTAGCTAACTTGTTTGTTGGATTAGGGTTGGGGCTCATTATCATAAGTAGTACATCACAGGCAATGATAGAGATGGAAATAAAGTATCATTGCTTTGTGTCATCCATGATAAATATGTCACGCCTTCTTGGAGCAGTGATAGGAAGTACAATTTCTTCACAGGTTTACAACCATTTTGCGTTAAGCGACGTGAAACACGGTGCAAATACCTTTTATACTTCCTTACTACTTCCGGCGACGGTGATTATGCTGATTCTCATTTACCAAGCATATTGGCAACGTAAAAATAAATCCTTTAATAATATCCAGGAAGAGATGTAA
- a CDS encoding DUF5367 domain-containing protein has product MFFLLWGLLVWLGATLIFRFGGQFFFLHEQPMLMIMSYILVVPLILVLTLPIYKWKKVTASQRIKAAIFIALPGMLIDSIVLIYFQDIFTNLSPNTDKFFASWLLWAYSLILLSGFIGNRNELE; this is encoded by the coding sequence ATGTTTTTTCTGTTATGGGGACTATTAGTTTGGCTTGGAGCGACATTGATTTTTAGATTTGGTGGTCAATTCTTTTTTCTACATGAACAACCAATGCTAATGATTATGTCATATATTTTGGTTGTACCATTAATTCTTGTTTTAACATTGCCAATATACAAGTGGAAAAAGGTTACAGCGAGTCAAAGAATAAAGGCTGCGATCTTTATTGCCCTACCTGGTATGCTGATTGATTCTATTGTTCTTATTTATTTCCAAGACATATTTACGAATCTTAGTCCTAATACGGATAAATTTTTTGCTTCATGGTTGCTTTGGGCATACTCACTAATTTTATTATCTGGTTTTATTGGTAATCGTAATGAGTTAGAATAG
- a CDS encoding TetR/AcrR family transcriptional regulator: MAKPNVVTKEELIEAAKRCIVEKGIQNVTLKSVAEVAGISQGTVYYHFRSKDQLMMEIVKDISTTSWNKLDSLAKQKEKSKEDWMENALDSAQDRITKDSYYHKLFLSLAVTGFNNELMREELGNLLSYENHVLKQQINTFIGDSTLHGVSTEVWSVLLNALFDGLAIQALMREDTDFDGVFRDLQFLIKNLLDKS; encoded by the coding sequence ATGGCTAAACCAAATGTTGTAACGAAAGAAGAATTAATCGAAGCTGCGAAGCGTTGTATCGTTGAAAAGGGAATTCAAAATGTAACATTAAAATCTGTTGCAGAAGTAGCAGGAATTTCTCAAGGTACAGTCTATTACCATTTTCGAAGCAAGGATCAATTGATGATGGAGATTGTGAAGGATATAAGCACAACTTCTTGGAATAAATTAGATAGTCTTGCTAAACAAAAAGAAAAAAGTAAAGAAGATTGGATGGAAAACGCACTAGATTCAGCTCAAGATCGAATCACAAAGGATAGTTACTATCATAAGTTGTTTTTGTCTTTAGCAGTTACTGGATTTAATAATGAACTGATGCGAGAAGAATTGGGAAACCTATTAAGTTATGAGAACCATGTCTTAAAACAACAAATAAACACATTTATAGGAGATTCAACTCTACATGGGGTATCCACTGAGGTTTGGAGTGTATTACTTAACGCATTATTTGACGGTTTAGCCATTCAAGCTTTAATGCGCGAAGATACAGATTTTGATGGTGTTTTTCGTGATTTGCAATTTTTAATAAAGAATCTATTGGATAAATCATAG
- a CDS encoding Glu/Leu/Phe/Val family dehydrogenase → MKAQYEIELFDPQNNTRAFIVIDRLIGGLAAGGIRMSPNVTMDEIRSLAEIMTYKHSMMDIPLGGAKIGIVGDPNSNHKLEKITAFAKMAEPILRSMLLVGEDMGMTSSDVKHVYNSIQFDPSSLVIDQLSEKGIDIKLPEGKSIDDLLSEEFMDYLAGFGLVEAIDESTDFLHLNLQTVKVAVQGFGTVGNGIIRLLAAKGVKICAISDIIGTVYSENGFRFEELENARTDNGLIRRDHLRQYTFLEPNDILTLPVDILIPAAVSNVITEKNANQITAKLIVEGSNMPTTKEADYILKNNQITVLPDFIVNSGSATGFGLLITAQANVENVLDECSKRIRQKVKHLLVESVRKDKTTREIAMEMATTNLQQIIDAEREKNTTKASR, encoded by the coding sequence ATGAAAGCACAATATGAAATAGAACTGTTTGATCCTCAAAACAATACAAGAGCTTTTATTGTTATTGATAGGCTTATTGGTGGGCTGGCTGCCGGTGGTATTAGAATGAGTCCAAATGTAACAATGGATGAAATTCGTAGTTTGGCAGAAATAATGACTTATAAACATAGCATGATGGATATTCCTTTAGGTGGAGCTAAAATAGGTATTGTTGGTGATCCAAATTCAAATCATAAACTGGAGAAAATAACAGCATTTGCTAAAATGGCAGAACCTATTTTACGTTCCATGCTTTTAGTTGGTGAAGATATGGGGATGACGAGTTCGGATGTGAAGCATGTTTATAATAGCATTCAGTTTGATCCTAGCTCGCTTGTTATTGATCAGTTAAGTGAAAAAGGAATTGATATTAAATTACCAGAGGGAAAATCAATTGATGATTTATTAAGTGAAGAATTTATGGATTACTTAGCAGGATTTGGCTTAGTAGAGGCCATCGATGAATCAACAGATTTCTTACATTTAAATCTTCAAACTGTAAAAGTAGCAGTACAAGGGTTTGGAACAGTTGGTAATGGAATTATTCGCTTGCTTGCAGCAAAGGGTGTAAAAATATGTGCAATCAGTGACATAATTGGGACGGTTTATTCTGAAAATGGTTTTCGTTTTGAGGAATTAGAAAATGCTAGAACAGATAATGGCTTGATTCGTCGAGATCATTTGAGGCAATATACATTCTTAGAACCAAATGATATTTTAACTTTACCAGTTGATATCTTAATTCCTGCAGCTGTATCTAACGTAATTACAGAAAAAAATGCAAATCAAATAACGGCAAAATTAATTGTAGAAGGCTCCAATATGCCAACAACAAAGGAAGCTGATTATATATTAAAAAACAACCAGATTACAGTATTACCAGACTTTATAGTGAATTCTGGTTCCGCAACTGGTTTTGGTTTATTAATTACAGCTCAAGCTAATGTTGAGAATGTTCTTGATGAGTGTTCAAAACGGATTAGACAAAAGGTTAAACATCTTTTAGTGGAAAGTGTTAGGAAGGACAAAACAACTAGAGAGATAGCAATGGAAATGGCTACTACTAACTTACAGCAAATCATTGATGCAGAAAGAGAAAAAAATACAACCAAAGCGAGTAGATAA